In one window of Lewinella sp. 4G2 DNA:
- a CDS encoding T9SS type A sorting domain-containing protein has product MKFVFALLAFTGLVLPLGVHAQGATPVNDECANATPVAVPTFGTTNYYAVDTRDASGSVPAPGCTSASGDDDLWYSFVAGSDGIIFRYRNAVIPAGSTGIGYAIYAGCDGEEVACNFNFGDGVTGSDIVDLLTPLIPGETYNMRVFTQGADGGGTFEFGIQAYQRNDECAEAEEIFVQIPGGCAYTNLSTQNFSRTQSPSSACALTSNNDDGWYRFQATSEYVIADYANLIATTGSATGLGYSLHDGCSGVELACSFSIGSNGSGREVLNPLSPFNLGQVYLLRLYLEGPTSSGTFDFCLQEAICSPPFVRYSVIFDECETVGAQVVATAFDLGGGDSLLIVNDLTNDTLVFKSTGSDTTAAFPLEGQATFTALNQISTACDKSETVDVYCPADNQTCDTSRDLLINDPGSCDLLNEAKNWNTGTSEYPIDPSCGTYRGGDLFYVFTAPTNTLEVTVQENPFSTLALSVNELNCLDGGTEIDCKTVNGTGRSVTLEGMTIGAQYTLRVYDRGDNDFGTAVFCVQAEANLPAELVDFSGLVRPKTNEISWITASEVGVSHFAVMRSANGTSGWETIANEPAANTSAATTYTITDNSPLATAFYRLNTVDLDGSVATSAIIQLQRDKVLTDVRVFPNPVGEELQLQFVAGSSPGVLTVLDARGREVIRQIAPVADRVTVNVATLSPGIYTIRTVIAGELVVKRFVRK; this is encoded by the coding sequence ATGAAGTTCGTTTTTGCCCTCCTGGCCTTTACCGGCCTGGTGCTCCCCCTCGGTGTACACGCCCAGGGGGCCACTCCCGTAAATGACGAATGCGCGAACGCCACCCCGGTGGCCGTACCTACATTCGGTACCACGAATTACTACGCCGTTGATACCCGGGATGCCAGTGGCTCCGTCCCCGCCCCTGGCTGTACCAGTGCCAGTGGTGACGATGACTTGTGGTATTCCTTCGTCGCCGGCTCCGATGGGATCATTTTCCGCTACCGCAACGCCGTCATTCCCGCCGGATCAACCGGTATTGGTTACGCGATCTACGCGGGGTGCGACGGCGAAGAAGTGGCCTGTAACTTCAATTTTGGCGACGGCGTGACCGGTAGCGATATCGTGGACCTGCTGACCCCACTCATCCCCGGAGAGACCTATAATATGCGGGTCTTCACCCAGGGCGCAGACGGTGGGGGAACCTTCGAGTTTGGCATTCAGGCCTACCAACGCAATGACGAATGCGCCGAGGCGGAAGAAATCTTTGTACAAATCCCCGGTGGCTGTGCCTATACCAACCTATCCACCCAGAACTTCTCCCGTACGCAGTCGCCCAGCAGTGCCTGCGCCCTGACGAGTAATAACGATGATGGTTGGTACCGTTTTCAGGCCACTTCCGAGTACGTGATTGCCGATTATGCTAATTTGATCGCAACGACTGGCTCCGCTACTGGGTTGGGTTACAGTTTGCACGATGGTTGCTCCGGGGTAGAATTAGCGTGTAGTTTCAGTATCGGAAGCAACGGCTCGGGGCGGGAAGTACTTAATCCACTTAGCCCCTTCAACCTTGGTCAGGTTTACCTGCTGCGTTTGTACCTGGAAGGACCGACCTCGTCGGGCACCTTCGATTTTTGTCTGCAGGAGGCCATCTGCTCGCCACCCTTCGTGCGCTACAGCGTCATTTTCGATGAATGTGAAACGGTGGGCGCTCAGGTGGTAGCCACCGCATTCGATCTGGGCGGCGGCGATTCCCTGCTCATCGTTAATGACTTAACGAACGATACGCTGGTCTTCAAGAGCACTGGTTCGGACACCACCGCTGCCTTCCCACTTGAGGGACAGGCTACGTTTACCGCCCTCAACCAGATTTCTACAGCTTGCGATAAATCGGAAACCGTGGACGTGTATTGCCCCGCAGACAACCAGACTTGTGACACGAGCCGCGACCTCCTGATTAACGATCCGGGTTCTTGCGATCTGCTCAACGAGGCTAAAAATTGGAACACGGGAACCAGCGAATACCCCATCGATCCATCTTGCGGGACTTACCGTGGGGGAGATCTCTTTTACGTATTTACGGCACCTACTAATACTCTGGAGGTGACGGTGCAGGAGAACCCCTTCAGTACGCTGGCCCTTTCCGTCAATGAACTGAATTGCCTCGATGGCGGTACGGAGATTGACTGCAAAACCGTAAACGGTACTGGCCGGTCGGTTACGCTAGAAGGCATGACTATCGGGGCACAATACACGCTACGCGTTTACGACCGGGGGGATAACGACTTTGGTACAGCCGTTTTCTGTGTTCAGGCCGAAGCAAATCTTCCCGCTGAATTGGTCGACTTCTCCGGTCTGGTGAGACCGAAGACCAATGAGATTAGCTGGATTACCGCCAGCGAGGTGGGGGTTAGCCACTTCGCGGTGATGCGGAGCGCAAACGGTACCTCAGGTTGGGAAACGATCGCCAACGAGCCCGCGGCCAACACCTCCGCCGCTACTACTTATACCATTACCGATAACTCTCCACTGGCGACCGCTTTCTACCGCCTGAATACGGTAGATCTGGACGGAAGCGTCGCTACTTCGGCAATCATCCAACTCCAGCGCGACAAAGTATTGACGGATGTACGGGTATTCCCAAATCCGGTGGGGGAGGAACTGCAGTTGCAGTTCGTTGCGGGTTCCTCGCCGGGCGTCTTGACGGTCCTGGACGCACGTGGGCGTGAGGTGATTCGGCAAATTGCCCCGGTCGCCGATCGGGTGACGGTAAATGTTGCCACGCTCAGCCCGGGCATCTACACCATTCGGACGGTCATCGCGGGTGAATTGGTCGTCAAACGTTTCGTCCGGAAGTAG